One stretch of Zhihengliuella flava DNA includes these proteins:
- a CDS encoding SRPBCC family protein: MEHTGDLPAEPRAHEESVRVAATPEQLYVLVSDVTRTGEWSPVCQTCWWDDGDEPGPDGPRVGARFTGRNVLPERTWETRSRVVAAEPGREFAWEVGDGYVRWGYRMEPAGQPGITLLTESWEFTDAGLAYFAERFGEKAPAAIEARTQQALAGIPATLAALQRIAES, encoded by the coding sequence ATGGAACACACCGGTGACCTGCCCGCCGAGCCGCGCGCACACGAGGAATCCGTCCGCGTCGCGGCCACCCCCGAGCAGCTCTACGTCTTGGTGTCCGACGTAACGCGCACGGGCGAATGGTCGCCCGTCTGCCAGACCTGCTGGTGGGACGACGGCGATGAGCCCGGCCCGGACGGACCCCGCGTGGGGGCCCGGTTCACGGGGCGCAACGTGCTGCCGGAACGGACGTGGGAAACGCGCTCGCGCGTGGTGGCAGCCGAGCCGGGACGCGAGTTCGCCTGGGAAGTCGGCGACGGCTACGTACGCTGGGGCTACCGCATGGAGCCAGCCGGGCAGCCCGGGATCACGCTCCTGACCGAATCGTGGGAGTTCACTGACGCCGGACTGGCCTACTTTGCCGAACGCTTTGGCGAGAAGGCCCCGGCGGCCATCGAGGCCCGCACCCAGCAGGCGCTCGCGGGGATCCCGGCCACGCTGGCGGCACTGCAGCGCATCGCCGAGTCCTAG
- the rlmN gene encoding 23S rRNA (adenine(2503)-C(2))-methyltransferase RlmN, whose protein sequence is MTKQTPSSAGLNRPQVRPTAEGWKQPMGPDGRPQLQFAQKPRVSQPPQHLADMTLAERSAKLKEMGLQAFRAKQLSVHYFQHYTTDPEQMTDLPAAQRQELAEAMFPTLLTEVKRLVTDNGDTIKFLWRLFDGSLVESVLMRYPGRVTLCVSSQCGCGMNCPFCATGQNGLTRNMSTAEILDQIVQANRVIAEGGLKGTGRKGVHDAERVTNIVFMGMGEPLANYKRVMNAVHRMIDEAPEGLGMSARGITVSTVGLVPAINKLAEEDIPITFALSLHAPDDELRDDLIPVNSRWKADAAIDAAYNYYQKTGRRVSIEYALIKDMNDHPWRAALLAKKLNARGRGWVHVNPIPLNPTPGSIWTSSEPEVMQEFLDILNDAGVPTTLRDTRGKEIDGACGQLAAAE, encoded by the coding sequence ATGACTAAGCAGACCCCTTCCTCAGCCGGACTGAACCGCCCTCAGGTGCGCCCCACCGCCGAAGGGTGGAAGCAGCCGATGGGCCCGGACGGCCGCCCGCAGCTGCAGTTTGCGCAGAAGCCGCGCGTTAGCCAGCCGCCCCAGCACCTGGCGGACATGACGCTGGCCGAGCGCTCGGCGAAGCTGAAGGAGATGGGACTGCAGGCCTTCCGCGCCAAGCAGCTCTCCGTGCACTACTTCCAGCACTACACCACGGACCCGGAGCAGATGACGGACTTGCCCGCAGCCCAGCGGCAGGAGCTGGCCGAGGCCATGTTCCCCACGCTGCTCACCGAGGTTAAGCGCCTCGTCACGGACAACGGGGACACCATCAAGTTCCTGTGGCGACTCTTCGACGGATCGCTCGTGGAGTCGGTGCTGATGCGCTACCCGGGGCGCGTGACCCTGTGCGTGTCCAGCCAGTGTGGCTGCGGCATGAACTGCCCGTTCTGCGCCACCGGCCAAAACGGCCTCACCCGCAACATGTCCACCGCGGAAATTCTGGACCAGATTGTCCAAGCCAACCGCGTCATCGCGGAGGGTGGGCTGAAGGGCACCGGCCGCAAGGGCGTGCACGACGCCGAGCGGGTCACCAACATTGTCTTCATGGGGATGGGCGAGCCCCTGGCGAACTACAAGCGCGTCATGAACGCGGTCCACCGGATGATCGACGAGGCGCCGGAAGGGCTGGGCATGAGCGCCCGCGGCATCACCGTCTCCACGGTGGGTCTGGTCCCGGCGATCAACAAGCTCGCCGAGGAGGACATTCCGATCACCTTCGCCCTGTCCCTGCACGCGCCGGATGACGAGCTGCGTGATGACCTGATCCCGGTGAACTCCCGCTGGAAGGCGGACGCGGCCATCGATGCGGCCTACAACTACTACCAAAAGACGGGCCGCCGCGTGTCCATCGAATACGCGCTCATCAAGGACATGAACGACCACCCGTGGCGCGCGGCCCTGCTGGCGAAGAAGCTCAATGCCCGCGGCCGCGGTTGGGTGCACGTCAATCCCATTCCGCTCAACCCGACGCCCGGGTCCATCTGGACGTCGTCGGAGCCGGAGGTCATGCAGGAGTTCCTCGACATCCTGAACGACGCCGGTGTTCCCACCACCCTGCGGGATACTCGCGGCAAGGAGATCGACGGCGCCTGCGGCCAGCTCGCCGCGGCCGAATAA
- a CDS encoding dihydrofolate reductase family protein, with protein MSPLVRVQNFMLSQDGFGAGEGQSLERPFGHANPADLAFWAGATAHWPNRTDPGGTYGLDDYFTRDFHNNIGAEIMGRNKFSPHRGPWENEDWKGWWGDNPPFHTPVFVLTHYPRPSFTLSDTTFHFRDAAPQEVLEEAFEAANGKDVRVGGGVATVRAFLAADLIDTMHVAVAPLYLERGEQLWHSSEDLTDRFHLEVVPSPSGVTHHLFWRK; from the coding sequence ATGTCACCGCTAGTGCGCGTTCAAAACTTCATGCTCTCGCAGGACGGCTTCGGCGCCGGCGAGGGCCAAAGCCTCGAGCGACCGTTCGGTCACGCGAATCCAGCCGACCTGGCCTTCTGGGCCGGCGCCACGGCGCACTGGCCCAACCGCACCGATCCCGGAGGCACCTACGGCTTAGACGACTACTTCACGCGCGACTTCCACAACAACATCGGTGCCGAGATCATGGGCCGCAACAAGTTCAGTCCACACCGCGGGCCGTGGGAGAACGAGGACTGGAAGGGCTGGTGGGGCGACAACCCGCCGTTCCACACACCCGTGTTCGTCCTGACGCACTATCCGCGCCCGTCATTCACGCTCTCCGACACTACGTTCCATTTCCGGGACGCCGCCCCGCAGGAGGTACTGGAGGAGGCGTTCGAGGCCGCCAACGGGAAGGACGTGCGCGTCGGCGGCGGGGTCGCGACCGTTCGTGCATTCTTGGCGGCAGACTTGATCGACACGATGCACGTGGCGGTCGCCCCGTTGTACCTCGAACGCGGCGAGCAGCTCTGGCACAGCTCCGAGGACCTCACGGACCGCTTCCACCTCGAGGTCGTCCCGAGCCCTAGCGGCGTGACGCACCACCTCTTCTGGCGCAAGTAG